Within the Armatimonadota bacterium genome, the region GAACGACCACGTTAACATGGCGCAGAGTACGAACGATGTATTTCCGACGGCAATGCGCATCGCGTCACTCCTCGCGTTGAAAGACCTTTACCCTGCCCTCAACGCGATGATCGCGGCGCTCGACGCCAAAGCAGTGGAGTTCGACGGCATCGTGAAGTCCGGGCGCACCCACCTCCAGGACGCCGTGCCCATCCGACTGGGCCAGGAGTTCGCGGCATATGCAAACGCCGTGGCCAAGGCGAAGGACGGGATCGAGGAGGCGGCGGTTCGAGTGAAGGTCCTGGGCATCGGCGGGACGGCCGTCGGCACCGGTCTGAACGCCGGGCCACTGTACCCGTTTAAAGTCGTGGAATATCTCAACGGATACACCGACCTCGAACTCAGCAGCAACGCGGACCTGATCCACGCCATGCAGGATCAGACCCCCGTGCTGGACCTGTCCGCGGCCATGCGCACACTCGCCGTCACCTGCATCCGTATCGCCAACGATTTCCGGCTTCTTTCCTCCGGCCCGATGACCGGACTCGATGAAATCCGCATGCCTCCGGTGCAGCCGGGCTCCTCCATCATGCCGGGCAAGATCAACCCGAGCATGGCGGAAATGTTGAATCAGGCGTGCTTCCAGGTGATCGGCAACGATACCGCCGTGATGATGGGCGCCCAGGCCGGTCAGATCGATCTGAACGTGATGATGCCCGGCATGGCCTTCGCCATCCTGTTCAGCATCCGCATCATGACCAATGCGCTGGACGTGTTCACCCGCTTTTGCATCGAGGGCGTGACGGCGAACGCCGAACGCTGCCTCATGTACGCGCACAAATCCGCCACGGTCGCCACCGCCCTGAATCCGTACATCGGATACGCCAAGGCCGCGGAACTGGTAAAGGAAGCGCTCAAGACCGGCAAGACAATCATCGAGCTTGCCGAGGAGAAGGGCTACATGACCCGCGAGGAACTTGAGAAGGTTCTGGACCTCCGGAAGCTGACGGAGGCGTAGCGGCGATTGAGCGCGGAAGCCGATAGCTTTGCGGTGGGCGGACCAGAACGCGGCCACCTGTACAAATGAGCGTTGAGTACGAATGGGATGAACGTAAGGCAAGCGCCAACCGCGTCAAACATGGTGTAGATTTTCCTGACGCCGTCGCAGTGTTCACTGATCCGCACGCGATAACGATCGAAGACGAGAGCTACGCGGAAGCCCAGTAGGCCACTATTGGTCAGGACTCGCTGGGTCGCATCCTCGTGGTGGTTTAAACTTGGCGCCTTGCAGAGATAATCCGCGTGATTTCCGCACCTCGAGCGACGCGCCGGGAGCGCATCCGGTATGCGGAAGAGTCATGAGGGAAAAGACGGAGTACAATTTCAGCGGGGGTCGCAGAGGGGCAGTAACTGAACTTGACGCCGGCAAGACCCGGCTCACAATTGTCATTGACGAGGACGTGCTGGATCGGCTCCGGCAACAGGTCCACGCCAACGGTGGCGGAGATTATTCGGCATTGATCAACGCCGCGCTCCGCGAGCATACAGCAAACCGAGGGGAACCGCTTGAGCAGTTGCTTCGGCGCGTGCTTCGGGACGAACTGGTCCCCGCCGCATAGGATCGAGCGTCCACACCCTTATCGATCTGGCGCGACGGAGAATACTTGACTAGTGAGCGACCAGCTTGGTCGGCGTCGTCATGCTTTGAGGTCGTCGATGCGGGCGAAATTCAAATACCTCTCCCTAAACTCCAGCGGCCACCGGTCCGCTGTGTGCCGTTCGATGGCGGACACAACATCCTCGATATTCCACGCAGTGAAGGTGCGTGAATCGCACAAGCACTCGCGATACGCCGTCACGGCTTTTCCACATGCCGTATTGCCTCGAGGAGCGACGACCGCGAAGAGTGCTTCCGTGAATCCGTCGGCAAGCGCCAGGCTGCCGGCGAGAAGATGGTCCCTCCACAACTGCTGGAGCGGCTGTTGGTGAAGGGCTACCAGTGACTCCTTCCGGAAGCAGCCCATCGCATCCGCCACCTCATCATACCGGGGCCGGTGCCTCGCTGCCTGGCCCGCCATGTTCTCGTGATACTTCACCTCTATCCCCACGCAGCCTCTTTGCCCCTTGCCGTTGAGGTATTCGAAGTACGCATCGAACGCTGAGTTGTCCGCGCTGTACCGGGCGTCCCCCCGTCCGGGAGAGTGCTCGAATTCGAAGCGAATGACCTCTTTGACGCGGCCATCGGACAAGTCTCGAAACACCGCCGTCGCTAGCGCCGGATCCGCCTGCAACGGGGCGAACAGGTTGATGCAGAGCGGTTGGCTGGACAGGAGGTCGTTGAAGATTCGCGGATACCCGAAGAGCTTGCCCTCGCGGCGGGCATTGTATAACTCACGGCTCACAGCCGCCTGTGCTGCGGGCGTCAGGTAGTTGACCAGCGTTTCCTCCGCGAACGGCATCGCCAACCGTGAGCCCAAGGGCTTACCTCTGTGCAAACCGATAGGGTAATCTCTCGCCTCACGCCAGATAGCCTGCAGGATACGGGCACGGCGTTGGAAGGGGCTGTCTGTCGACACAAAAGCATCGTGAATGCCGGCAATATCTGCGAGGCTCTGCATAGTGGATCTCCGTTTGGCGCTGGATCATAGCAAGTTGGCATGGCATCGTGGTTTGCTCACACAATAGCACGTAATACGTGATATCACATGACATGCCGCGAAGTGGCGTTGTCAGTCGATTCTGCAACGCCCCGGAGAACGACGATGAACCAGACGTGTTGGGACCCCGCTACCAATCCGGAGATCAGTAACCTCCGGCACGTACGTCGCCTCGCGGCCTGGAACCGCGTGATCGCGCTGACAGAGATCATTGGAGGCGCCTTAGGCCTGGTGTTGGTCGCGCTCAGCCGCATCGAGACTGTCGGCATATTTATTATGCTGATGACGCTGGTATTCGGGTCCGCGGTCTACGGCGGGTGCCTTCTCTGGATGGGATCGCGTCGTGGAATTGCCCTCTCCTTCGTGGTGCAGGGCTTGCAAGTCTTCCAGTTCGGCGCTCCTCTCCTGGCATACCACATCCTTATCGGGCCTTTTGCCAGGATTATCGCGTCTATGACAGGCGCCAATTTGCGACTCGGCGTAGCCGGAGGCTTCCGAAGCGACTTCTTTATCTGGATTGGCGATCGCGTAGCTGAGCAAACCCCACCCTTCTTCGGCCCGGCGGGCGCTACGTTGATTGGGATTAATCTCCTCGCGCTCGGTGCGAGCGCGATACTGTTGTGGCAACTCGCCGGGCCGCCAACGCGGGCCTGAGGCGGGATCTGCGCCGTAAACATGGCCGTTTCCTGTTTCCTTTGGCGGACGCATTGACAGTACCCTGTTGGTGGAGGGACGCCGCGCGGCCGTGCCGCGACTATACGCGCCGTCCCAAAGAGGAGCCACCGCATGCGAACCGTTGCGATCGGAGCCGCCGCGCTGTTGTGCAGCGCATTCTCCGCAGCTCACGCTGCGCCAAAGCCCATTACCGTTAAGGTCATGGCGCTGAATTTCGACCCTCGAATCCCTGCCGAGGGCAACAAACCCCTGCACATTGTCTGCGGGTGGAACGACCCGCGGAAGCTGGCCGACGGATACATCTCGGACATCAGGAAATCCAGCCACGGCCTCGTGAACTACAAAATCGTCACGTGGAAAGAGATAAACGACTTTCACACCAAGATCGACGGCTTCAAGTACACGCCTGAGTCCTATATGGCTTGCCGCAAGGCCAAGGGAGGCTGGCACGACCCGGACACCGCCGACTACCCGAAAACCTTCCAGGATTTCGGCATCCTGCCGTTAATCGACAGCGGAAAGATCGACGAGGTCTGGTTCTTCGGTGCACCCTACTTCGGCTACAATGAGTCCGCCATGGCCGGGCCCGGGTCGTTCTACATCAACGGTGAAGTCTACGACAAGGTGCCATCCAAGCGCGCCTTCGCGATCATGGGCTTCAACTATGAGCGTGGCGTGGCCGAAATGGTCCACGACCTCTGTCACCGCACGGAAAGCACGATGGCTCGAGTGTACGGCGGTTGGAAGGTGGATGAACTGACGAACAACTGGGCACGGTTTGCCGCGAACGACAAACAGAGCAACGGCGTCGCCGCCGTTGGCACATGCCACTGGCCGCCCAACGCTGAGCACGACTACGATTACGGCAACCCGCGCACCGTTCAAAGCGACGCTGACGATTGGCTGAACTACC harbors:
- a CDS encoding aspartate ammonia-lyase; the encoded protein is MEMRTEKDSLGEKQVPADAYYGIQTQRAVENFPITGLKPFPQLVEATVLIKKAAAEANRDLGRLKPEVAEKIIAAADEILGGALRDQFVVDPIQAGAGTSHNMNTNEVLANRASEMLGEPRGAYTTVHPNDHVNMAQSTNDVFPTAMRIASLLALKDLYPALNAMIAALDAKAVEFDGIVKSGRTHLQDAVPIRLGQEFAAYANAVAKAKDGIEEAAVRVKVLGIGGTAVGTGLNAGPLYPFKVVEYLNGYTDLELSSNADLIHAMQDQTPVLDLSAAMRTLAVTCIRIANDFRLLSSGPMTGLDEIRMPPVQPGSSIMPGKINPSMAEMLNQACFQVIGNDTAVMMGAQAGQIDLNVMMPGMAFAILFSIRIMTNALDVFTRFCIEGVTANAERCLMYAHKSATVATALNPYIGYAKAAELVKEALKTGKTIIELAEEKGYMTREELEKVLDLRKLTEA
- a CDS encoding BrnT family toxin yields the protein MSVEYEWDERKASANRVKHGVDFPDAVAVFTDPHAITIEDESYAEAQ
- a CDS encoding BrnA antitoxin family protein, yielding MREKTEYNFSGGRRGAVTELDAGKTRLTIVIDEDVLDRLRQQVHANGGGDYSALINAALREHTANRGEPLEQLLRRVLRDELVPAA